The Zonotrichia albicollis isolate bZonAlb1 chromosome 9, bZonAlb1.hap1, whole genome shotgun sequence genome has a window encoding:
- the LOC102071011 gene encoding phospholipid scramblase 1 produces MQGPPPATAPGVPYGSPQQVPGPYQGAGNYGFQAQPMAFPGGFVPPPVQSQPTMDGTIWMPIPPSIPNCPPGLEYLTQIDQILIHQLLEVLELVTDFEENNKYELKNALGQRIYFAAEDTDCMTRNCCGPARPFTMKIIDNLGREVIRLHRPLRCDSCCCPCCLQELEVQAPPGTTVGYVVQNWHICLPKFTIQDEKRKDILKINGPCVMCRCCEDVHFEVMSLDETCPVGRISKQWTGIVREMFTDTDNFGISFPMDLDVKMKAVMLGACFLIDFMFFERSGH; encoded by the exons ATGCAAG GACCTCCACCTGCCACAGCACCTGGAGTGCCCTATGGCTCCCCTCAGCAGGTCCCTGGGCCTTACCAAG GTGCAGGGAACTATGGATTCCAGGCACAGCCCATGGCGTTCCCAGGAGGATTTGTCCCCCCACCTGTCCAGAGCCAGCCCACCATGGATGGGACAATCTGGATGCCGATCCCTCCTTCTATTCCCAACTGCCCTCCTGGACTGGAGTACCTCACACAG ATTGACCAGATATTAATTCATCAGCTACTTGAAGTTCTTGAGC tCGTGACTGACTTTGAAGAAAACAACAAATACGAGCTGAAGAACGCCCTGGGGCAGAGGATTTACTTTGCAGCAGAGGACACTGACTGCATGACCAGGAACTGCTGTGGGCCCGCCAGGCCCTTCACCATGAAGATTATTGATAACCTGGGCCGGGAGGTGATAAGGCTGCACAGACCCCTCCGCTGcgactcctgctgctgcccctgctgcctgcaggag CTGGAAGTCCAGGCGCCTCCAGGAACAACAGTTGGTTATGTTGTCCAGAACTGGCACATCTGCCTGCCAAAGTTTACCATTCAGGATGAGAAAAGAAAGGATATTCTGAAAATTAATGGCCCCTGTGTTATGTGCCGGTGTTGTGAGGACGTTCATTTTGAG GTGATGTCTCTGGATGAGACTTGTCCTGTTGGGAGGATTTCCAAGCAGTGGACTGGTATTGTGCGGGAAATGTTTACAGACACAGATAATTTTGGAATCTCATTCCCAATGGACCTCGATGTGAAAATGAAAGCTGTCATGCTTGGTGCTTGCTTCCTGATC GACTTCATGTTTTTTGAGCGTAGTGGTCATTAA